The Marinobacter sp. ANT_B65 genome has a segment encoding these proteins:
- a CDS encoding C4-dicarboxylate TRAP transporter substrate-binding protein has translation MKTNKKINLIILLTLFTSLIAGNALAGMNLRYAEGTPNRGVRAEALNHFVNEINRRSDGELSIDVHWGGVLMKYGSILEGVAGGTADLGTVHSAYHPQKMRVLSVGDIPVTESDAWVGMRAMYDLMTTNDQMKKAFSDNEVVYITNYTTTSLQFECQGDTRIKSLDDFKGKKIRASALYGKILSDLGANLVNFGYGEVYQALDTGLIDCSGGYFYAMRAFRTAEVADSVTALNWGQIAGMAMVMNKWAWDELTQQQQNLMRSVGSEMIDFYAENVIKENMDVEKKLPTGELGNKVEVIHWSEQERSRLMSYSGKYIQGWVDDMNKAGFDGQEIWNDYQILLRKYRDELNSDGYPWERK, from the coding sequence ATGAAAACAAATAAAAAAATAAATTTAATTATATTACTTACATTGTTTACATCATTAATTGCAGGAAACGCTCTTGCAGGAATGAACCTACGCTATGCGGAGGGAACACCAAACCGGGGCGTTCGCGCAGAAGCATTAAACCACTTTGTAAATGAAATAAACCGTCGTTCTGATGGCGAACTGAGTATAGATGTCCACTGGGGTGGTGTTTTAATGAAGTATGGTTCCATTCTGGAAGGTGTTGCCGGAGGTACTGCTGACCTGGGAACCGTTCACTCGGCCTATCATCCCCAAAAAATGCGGGTTCTGAGCGTTGGCGACATACCGGTTACCGAATCTGACGCCTGGGTCGGAATGCGGGCCATGTACGATCTTATGACAACCAACGATCAAATGAAAAAAGCCTTTTCTGACAATGAAGTTGTGTATATCACCAATTACACGACAACATCCCTTCAGTTCGAATGCCAGGGTGATACCAGAATAAAATCCCTGGATGATTTTAAAGGTAAAAAAATTCGCGCATCAGCCCTGTATGGAAAAATATTATCGGACCTCGGCGCAAACCTCGTTAATTTTGGCTACGGCGAAGTTTATCAGGCACTGGATACAGGACTTATAGATTGTTCTGGAGGATATTTTTACGCCATGCGTGCTTTCAGAACAGCAGAAGTCGCAGATAGCGTTACCGCTCTTAACTGGGGACAGATAGCCGGAATGGCCATGGTTATGAACAAGTGGGCTTGGGATGAATTAACCCAGCAGCAACAGAATCTGATGCGATCGGTTGGGAGCGAAATGATCGATTTCTACGCAGAAAACGTCATTAAAGAAAACATGGACGTAGAGAAAAAACTGCCTACCGGTGAACTTGGAAACAAGGTAGAGGTGATTCACTGGTCCGAACAAGAACGATCAAGACTGATGAGTTACTCCGGAAAATATATACAAGGCTGGGTCGACGATATGAACAAAGCTGGCTTTGATGGACAGGAAATCTGGAATGACTATCAGATACTTCTCAGGAAATACCGGGATGAGCTCAATAGCGACGGCTACCCATGGGAAAGAAAGTGA
- a CDS encoding esterase/lipase family protein yields MSQFHPIIYVRGYAMTDSEIADTVSMPYMGFNLGATKVRQSWDGAVYKQVFESPMMRLMKDYGYTDAFSDGAEIDRDITRKSVIIYRYYDQADRDFGEGKPLSIPAAALQLRDLILNIRERLCGGNPKLLEEFRVSLVAHSMGGLVCRCMLQNDGISTPAVREMVDKVFTYATPHNGIEMAGINVPSFLGLWDINNFNRETMAGYLGLAGRPERVDSLDGKFSPDRFFCLVGTNQQDYGAAKGVSKWLAGKMSDGLVAIENASVRGAPRAFVYRSHSGPYGIVNSEDSYQNLVRFLFGDVRVDGVMDVESLPLPPSVEKARSEGRRVRASYYFEATVSPRGARSYRLTERRRETFSAVLRKFDEMMKPEQAGLDSARSPVLFSTFLDSSKITVERGRTLVMTVDLAVSATDYFVDGALWTEHRVEGEYLYRDTLTLKMTPSGDGWNLRYVTTDEQWSERGGSKAEFDGDSYLIPLSSKKGFGAQLRMTLKHRN; encoded by the coding sequence ATGAGCCAGTTCCACCCCATCATTTATGTCCGTGGCTATGCCATGACCGACAGTGAAATCGCCGATACTGTATCCATGCCTTATATGGGCTTTAACCTGGGCGCGACAAAAGTACGTCAATCCTGGGATGGGGCTGTTTACAAGCAGGTCTTCGAATCGCCAATGATGCGTCTGATGAAGGATTACGGTTATACCGATGCCTTCTCAGATGGCGCTGAGATTGATAGGGATATTACCCGGAAAAGCGTCATTATCTACCGTTATTACGATCAGGCAGACAGAGATTTTGGTGAGGGGAAACCACTTTCCATTCCTGCCGCGGCTTTGCAGCTCCGGGATCTGATTCTCAATATCCGGGAGCGGTTATGCGGCGGTAACCCGAAACTGCTGGAAGAGTTCCGGGTGTCCCTCGTAGCACATTCCATGGGAGGACTGGTGTGCCGGTGCATGCTGCAGAATGACGGGATCAGTACCCCGGCAGTACGGGAAATGGTTGATAAGGTGTTCACCTACGCCACGCCACATAACGGTATAGAAATGGCCGGAATCAATGTGCCTTCGTTTCTCGGGCTCTGGGATATCAATAATTTCAACCGCGAAACCATGGCGGGTTATCTGGGGTTGGCTGGCAGGCCGGAGCGGGTGGATTCGCTGGATGGGAAGTTCAGCCCGGATCGGTTTTTCTGTCTTGTCGGAACCAATCAACAGGATTACGGGGCGGCCAAAGGGGTGTCAAAGTGGCTCGCCGGCAAGATGAGTGACGGCCTGGTTGCCATTGAGAATGCCAGTGTCCGGGGTGCTCCCAGAGCCTTTGTATACCGCAGCCACAGTGGCCCATATGGGATTGTTAACTCCGAAGACAGCTACCAGAACCTGGTGCGGTTCCTGTTTGGTGATGTCCGTGTCGATGGTGTGATGGATGTTGAGTCGTTGCCACTGCCACCGTCTGTTGAGAAGGCGAGGAGCGAGGGCAGAAGGGTCCGGGCGTCCTATTATTTTGAGGCCACTGTATCGCCCCGGGGCGCCCGCAGCTATCGGTTGACGGAGAGGCGCAGGGAAACCTTCAGTGCGGTGCTCCGGAAGTTTGATGAAATGATGAAACCAGAGCAGGCCGGCCTGGATTCGGCTCGTTCTCCTGTACTTTTTTCTACTTTTCTTGATAGCTCGAAAATCACAGTTGAGCGCGGGCGAACTCTGGTGATGACCGTTGACCTCGCTGTATCTGCAACAGATTACTTTGTTGATGGTGCATTGTGGACCGAGCACAGGGTGGAAGGTGAATATCTGTACCGGGACACGCTCACACTGAAAATGACCCCTTCCGGAGATGGCTGGAATCTGCGTTATGTCACCACGGACGAACAATGGAGTGAGCGTGGTGGGAGCAAGGCTGAGTTCGATGGCGACAGCTACCTGATCCCCTTGTCTTCAAAGAAAGGCTTTGGCGCTCAGTTGCGCATGACACTCAAGCACCGTAACTGA
- a CDS encoding crotonase/enoyl-CoA hydratase family protein yields MTNFVDYSLNDGVATVVVNNGKANALSHEVFEELNKALDQAEQDKAVVILTGQPGIFSGGYDLKEMQKGMKEAAALVTVGSKFTRRLAAFPLPVIGACSGHAIAKGAFIMLSVDYRIGVEGSFKLGLNEVAIGMTMHHAGIEIARHRLAPAHFYRSVINAEIYNPEGAVSAGFLDEVVAPEQLLNRANELAQSFRKLNMRAHAQTKLKTKAGYLELLDHCIEKDAENLGLTA; encoded by the coding sequence GTGACGAACTTTGTTGATTACTCGCTGAATGATGGTGTCGCAACAGTCGTTGTTAATAATGGCAAGGCGAATGCCCTCAGCCATGAGGTTTTTGAAGAGCTGAACAAGGCTCTGGATCAGGCCGAACAGGACAAGGCCGTGGTTATCCTGACAGGGCAGCCGGGTATTTTCTCCGGTGGCTATGATCTGAAGGAAATGCAGAAGGGCATGAAGGAAGCGGCTGCGCTGGTTACTGTTGGCTCAAAATTCACCCGTCGCCTGGCTGCGTTTCCGTTGCCGGTCATAGGTGCATGCAGCGGCCACGCCATCGCCAAAGGTGCCTTTATCATGCTGTCTGTGGATTATAGGATTGGTGTTGAGGGCAGCTTCAAGCTTGGGCTTAATGAAGTCGCTATTGGAATGACAATGCACCACGCGGGTATAGAAATTGCCCGGCACCGTCTGGCACCTGCCCATTTTTACCGCTCGGTTATCAATGCTGAGATCTATAACCCTGAGGGCGCAGTGTCCGCTGGTTTCCTTGATGAGGTTGTTGCGCCAGAGCAGCTTCTGAACCGCGCTAACGAACTCGCTCAGTCCTTCCGGAAACTGAACATGAGAGCGCATGCTCAGACCAAACTGAAAACCAAAGCCGGTTACCTGGAGCTGCTGGATCATTGCATTGAGAAGGATGCGGAGAACCTGGGCCTTACCGCATAA
- a CDS encoding zinc-dependent peptidase has protein sequence MSSPTVFAVFAAAFIASAIFYLFFYRSWRRERELKQPFPRAWRKHLRSTVPLYPQLPKDLQKILEKQVQLFLTEKNFYGCDGFEVNDRVRVAVAGHACLLTVMRSYADYDGVRSILVYPDVYRVQAPERDGMVVGVSDQVRAGEASSLGQVVLAWSECESGAMHPEATHNVILHEFAHQLDYLDGTADGAPPLSGEQAQEWQQTMTIAYDNLRHSLRYRRKSWLDPYGATKPAEFFAVLTETFYQQPQHLKEQQPAVYGLLCDFYRIDPGELAQR, from the coding sequence ATGTCGTCCCCAACTGTATTTGCCGTCTTCGCCGCTGCCTTCATCGCCTCAGCCATTTTCTATCTGTTCTTCTACAGATCCTGGCGCCGGGAACGTGAGTTGAAACAACCCTTCCCCAGAGCCTGGCGAAAACATCTGCGATCAACCGTACCTCTGTACCCTCAGTTGCCAAAAGACCTTCAGAAGATCCTGGAGAAGCAGGTACAACTGTTCCTCACAGAAAAGAATTTCTACGGATGCGACGGATTTGAGGTGAATGATCGCGTACGGGTAGCTGTAGCCGGGCATGCATGCCTTCTGACGGTCATGCGTTCATATGCAGATTACGATGGAGTTCGCAGCATTCTTGTCTACCCGGATGTTTACCGGGTGCAGGCTCCGGAGCGTGACGGCATGGTGGTTGGTGTCAGCGATCAGGTGCGGGCGGGAGAGGCTTCCTCTCTGGGACAGGTCGTGCTGGCCTGGTCGGAATGTGAAAGTGGAGCCATGCACCCCGAAGCCACGCACAACGTGATCCTCCACGAGTTTGCTCACCAGCTGGACTATCTGGACGGTACCGCAGACGGCGCACCACCCCTGAGCGGAGAACAAGCCCAGGAATGGCAGCAGACCATGACCATAGCCTATGACAACCTTCGGCATTCATTGAGGTATCGCCGCAAAAGCTGGCTGGACCCCTATGGCGCAACAAAACCCGCAGAGTTCTTTGCTGTCCTGACAGAAACCTTCTATCAGCAACCACAACATCTGAAAGAACAGCAGCCGGCAGTTTATGGCCTGCTTTGCGACTTCTACAGAATAGATCCTGGAGAACTGGCTCAGCGCTAG
- a CDS encoding DUF1656 domain-containing protein, with translation MLHEMSIGGMLFSPLLVIAPLAFLLAAATRMALHYLELRRYIWKEAWFDVAVFVCYLAAIVYLFGD, from the coding sequence ATGCTTCATGAGATGAGTATTGGTGGGATGTTGTTCAGCCCATTGCTGGTGATCGCGCCTCTGGCGTTTCTTCTTGCGGCTGCTACGCGAATGGCGCTGCATTATCTGGAACTGCGCCGGTATATCTGGAAGGAAGCCTGGTTTGATGTGGCTGTCTTCGTCTGTTATCTGGCGGCTATCGTTTATCTGTTCGGAGATTAG